The genomic DNA TCACCCGGGACGGGCACGCGGGGGAGGTCTACGAGCTGACCGGCCCCAGGCTGCTGACGTTCGCCCAGGCCACCGCCGAGATCGCCGCAGCCGCCGGGCGTGAGATCGGCTACACGCAGATCCCGGTCGAGGCGTACGTGGAGCACGTGCCCGAGGACGTCGCCGGCTTCCTGACCTACCTGTTCACGACAGTGCTCGACGGTCGCAACGCCTCGCTCGGCGACGGGGTCCAGCGCGCGCTGGGCCGCGAGCCGCGCGACTTCGCCGACTTCGCCCGGGAGGCCGCGGCGACCGGAATCTGGAGCGTGTGATGAGCTCAGCACTCCTGCTCGGGGCCACCCTGGCCGCCGGCCTGATGGCCGGACTGTTCGCCGGGTTCGCCTACGCGGTGATGCCGGGGCTGGCCGGGACGGGTGACGCGACGTTCGTCGAGGCGATGAACCAGATCAACGTCACCATCGTGAATCCGCTGTTCTTGCTGGTGTTTCTGGGCGGGCCGGTGCTCGGCCTGGTGGCGCTCATCCTGGAGCGCCGCCGGGCGGTTGCGGTCGGGTTCGCACTGTCGGTGGTGATGCTGCTGGTCACCATGGCGGCGAACGTGCCGCTCAATGACGCCCTCGCCGCGGGCAAGGTGACACGGTCCGGGTTCGAGGGTCCCTGGGACGCCTGGAACGTGGTGCGGGCGGTGGCCAGCACCGGCTCGCTGGTGGCCTTCAGCTGGGCGCTGCTGGCCAGAGGCAGCCAGACCTTCCGGCATCGGTGAACCTGACCTGCCGTGCGCAATCCCCGGGCACACTGGCGACGCCCCGGGCTGCGGTCATCCGGCGTGCCGGGCCGGTTGGGCTCCGGTCTCGGCCAGGAAGCCGATGAGCGCTTCGGCGAGCCGTTCGGGCTGGTCCTCGGGGACGAGGGTGGCGGAGTCGGCGATCTCGACCAGCCTGCCCTGTGGATAGAGTCCGGCCAGTCGCGGGCCGTGCTCGGGTGGCATCATCCTGTCCTGGGCCGCCCAGACCACCAGCACGGGGCGGTCGAAGTCGCGGAGCCGCTCGCTCCAGGCCAGCAGGGTCTCGCGGTCGGGTGCCGAGGTGGCGAACTTGGCGAAGTCCCTGCGGATGGCCCTGCTCCGGGTCGCGGGCGCGAACCAGTCGTCCAGGATCTCGTCCGGGATGCCGCGCAGGCTCATCCCGCCGTACCCGTTGCGGTTGCGGCGGAACGCGGGGACACGCATGAGCCAGGTCAGGAGCCGTACGCCGCCGGGTATCCCGCACACCGCGGTCAACGCCCTGGCCGGTCCCGGGGGAAAGTTGTCGAACGCCTCGCAAGCCACCAGCACCAGGCGCGCGATTCGCTGGGCCCGCCCTTCCGACACCAGGAACTGGCCGCCGCCCCAGTCGTTGAGCACCAGAGTCACGTCGTCCACGCCGAGCCGCTCGATGAACTCGCCCAGGAGCAACGCCAAACCCCGCTGCGACAGGTCGGCGTCCGGTTTCATCGGCCGGCGATGCCCGCCGAGGGGCAACGTGGGCAGAACGCAGCGGTACCCCTTCAGCAGCGGCACCACCTTGCGCCACTGGGTCTCGTTCATCGGCAGGCCATGGCCGAACACCAGGACCGGGCCCTGGCCGCCGGTGTCCTGGTAGTCGATCGACCCGGATGACAGCTCGACGCTGGGCATGACGCCTCCATTTGATAGATCGTTCTAATGTAATCTATGAGAGGCCGATCGATCACGTCAGGACCTCGAGGGGCGTCAGGTATGGGGCAGCCAGACACACGGACCAGGATCCAGAACGCGGCCACGACGTTGTTCCGCCGCAACGGCTATCCCGGCACCGGCCTGAAGCGGATCGCGGCGGAGGCCGACGCGCCCTTCGGCTCG from Streptosporangium sp. NBC_01756 includes the following:
- a CDS encoding anthrone oxygenase family protein codes for the protein MSSALLLGATLAAGLMAGLFAGFAYAVMPGLAGTGDATFVEAMNQINVTIVNPLFLLVFLGGPVLGLVALILERRRAVAVGFALSVVMLLVTMAANVPLNDALAAGKVTRSGFEGPWDAWNVVRAVASTGSLVAFSWALLARGSQTFRHR
- a CDS encoding alpha/beta fold hydrolase, encoding MPSVELSSGSIDYQDTGGQGPVLVFGHGLPMNETQWRKVVPLLKGYRCVLPTLPLGGHRRPMKPDADLSQRGLALLLGEFIERLGVDDVTLVLNDWGGGQFLVSEGRAQRIARLVLVACEAFDNFPPGPARALTAVCGIPGGVRLLTWLMRVPAFRRNRNGYGGMSLRGIPDEILDDWFAPATRSRAIRRDFAKFATSAPDRETLLAWSERLRDFDRPVLVVWAAQDRMMPPEHGPRLAGLYPQGRLVEIADSATLVPEDQPERLAEALIGFLAETGAQPARHAG